CCCTGATGACCTCCACCGGACAGGTCACGTCGGGGATTTTCGGTTTCATGAGCTCGTTGATTCGCCTGCTGCGAGACGAATCCCCGGACCATCTAGCCATCGTCTTCGATGCCAAGGAGAAGACGTTCCGTCACCAGATATATACTGAGTATAAAGCCACTCGGGAGAAGATGCCCGATGAATTGATCTCGCAGATTGAACCCCTGGACCGGGTGC
This window of the Candidatus Neomarinimicrobiota bacterium genome carries:
- a CDS encoding DNA polymerase I, which codes for MTERERLFVLDGTALLYRAHFAMMNNPLMTSTGQVTSGIFGFMSSLIRLLRDESPDHLAIVFDAKEKTFRHQIYTEYKATREKMPDELISQIEPLDRV